In a genomic window of Akkermansia massiliensis:
- the gmk gene encoding guanylate kinase, with amino-acid sequence MKQPLGTLLVVSGPSGSGKTTLCRRATENGLCVYSISCTTRRPRSGEVDGVDYHFLTAAEFAARVERGDFLEYAEVHGNRYGTLKADILNLLEQGKNVVMDIDVQGAEQIRACVDGILPKCYTDVYIYVPQEELRNRLCGRQTDEDEVISLRLRNAAREDACLPRYQYCLVSSDRETDYAAFAALLKCQSMRVALMRE; translated from the coding sequence ATGAAACAGCCATTGGGAACTTTGCTGGTGGTGTCCGGGCCTTCCGGTTCCGGGAAAACGACCTTGTGCCGCCGCGCGACGGAAAACGGGCTGTGCGTGTACAGCATCTCCTGCACGACGCGCCGTCCCAGGTCCGGGGAAGTTGACGGGGTGGACTACCACTTCCTGACTGCCGCCGAATTCGCCGCCAGGGTGGAGCGGGGGGACTTTCTGGAATATGCGGAGGTGCACGGCAACCGTTACGGCACGCTGAAGGCGGACATCCTGAATCTTCTGGAACAGGGGAAAAACGTGGTGATGGACATAGACGTGCAGGGGGCGGAGCAGATCCGCGCCTGCGTGGACGGCATTCTTCCCAAATGCTATACGGACGTCTACATCTACGTGCCTCAGGAAGAGCTGAGAAACCGCCTTTGCGGCCGCCAGACGGATGAAGACGAGGTGATCTCCCTGCGCCTGCGCAATGCCGCGCGGGAGGACGCCTGCCTGCCCCGGTACCAGTATTGCCTGGTTTCCTCAGACCGGGAAACGGACTACGCCGCCTTTGCCGCCCTGCTCAAGTGCCAGTCCATGCGCGTGGCGCTGATGAGGGAGTAG
- a CDS encoding valine--pyruvate transaminase: protein MMQLSEIGGHLTARTGIDDLMEDLFKALHSEETGLCQLNGGSPAVIPEVTELWRRSMAELVRNGKFDVLVGHYAHPGGDPAFIRALVRFLNERCGWNLAPENVAITQGGQMACFTLFNMLAGPCPGGGMREILFPLCPDYVGYQSQSLCGGVMFRGIRPGIRMLDGHTFKYVIDFDRLDIRPETAAVCMSRPTNPTGNVVTDEELDRLREMASRAGVPLMIDNAYGPPLPNICFVPVKPAWDENMILTMSLSKIGLPGTRTGIVIARPDVIRAVVSMVTTSSLCPNNLGQALVTPYLEDGTLERVCRETLTPFYRGQAEFALSLLPELFGESIPWRVHKSEGAMFLWLWFEGLPITCQELYERCKARGCFVNPGHHFFFALPEEGEPWPHRHECIRISFTQTEELLRKGLSIVADEVKKAYSHS, encoded by the coding sequence ATGATGCAATTATCGGAGATTGGAGGCCACCTGACGGCCAGAACGGGTATTGATGATTTGATGGAGGATTTGTTCAAGGCCCTCCATTCGGAGGAAACAGGCCTGTGCCAGTTGAACGGTGGGAGCCCCGCCGTCATTCCTGAGGTGACGGAACTCTGGCGCCGCAGCATGGCGGAGCTGGTGCGGAATGGAAAGTTTGACGTGCTGGTGGGCCATTACGCCCATCCGGGCGGTGACCCCGCCTTCATTCGCGCGCTGGTCCGTTTTCTCAATGAACGCTGCGGCTGGAACCTGGCGCCGGAGAACGTGGCGATCACCCAGGGCGGCCAGATGGCCTGCTTCACGCTGTTCAACATGCTCGCGGGGCCTTGCCCGGGCGGAGGCATGCGTGAAATCCTTTTTCCGCTGTGCCCGGATTATGTGGGCTACCAGTCCCAGTCCCTGTGCGGGGGCGTGATGTTCCGGGGCATCCGGCCCGGCATCCGCATGCTGGACGGCCATACGTTCAAGTACGTGATTGACTTTGACCGCCTGGACATACGCCCGGAAACGGCCGCCGTCTGCATGTCCCGCCCTACGAACCCCACCGGCAACGTGGTGACGGATGAGGAGCTGGACCGCCTGCGGGAGATGGCGTCCCGCGCCGGGGTGCCCCTGATGATTGACAACGCCTACGGACCGCCGCTGCCCAACATCTGCTTTGTGCCCGTGAAGCCGGCCTGGGATGAAAACATGATCCTGACCATGAGCCTTTCCAAAATCGGTCTGCCCGGCACGCGCACCGGCATCGTGATTGCGCGCCCGGACGTCATCCGGGCCGTGGTCAGCATGGTGACCACCTCCTCCCTGTGCCCGAACAACCTGGGCCAGGCGCTGGTAACGCCCTATCTGGAAGACGGCACGCTGGAGCGCGTCTGCCGTGAAACCCTCACGCCGTTTTACCGCGGACAGGCGGAATTCGCCCTGTCCCTGCTGCCGGAACTCTTCGGAGAATCCATCCCGTGGCGCGTCCACAAGAGTGAAGGCGCCATGTTCCTGTGGCTGTGGTTCGAGGGGCTTCCCATCACGTGCCAGGAACTCTACGAACGGTGCAAGGCCCGGGGATGTTTTGTGAATCCCGGCCACCACTTCTTCTTCGCCCTTCCGGAGGAGGGGGAACCCTGGCCGCACCGGCATGAATGCATCCGCATCAGCTTCACCCAGACGGAGGAACTCCTGCGCAAGGGGCTTTCCATCGTGGCGGACGAGGTGAAGAAGGCCTACTCCCATTCTTAA
- a CDS encoding YicC/YloC family endoribonuclease — MNSMTGFGRAVAQTDRYNILVEISGVNRKQTEIAVNVPRSYAEWDAPVRSIVQGAVSRGRVGVSVSVERLAEADGSLQLDENKLASLAGLLNRAADLAGQPMPLQASDLLRLEIIASTAEAALSPEEAWPVVEEALKAALKDFTAMRAAEGANLKADVLGKLDTLEQFRLSIAEHAPSVPVRLREAMLKRLAEADLSVSADDERIIREVALFADKCDISEEITRLSSHFDQFRTLCGSSAPAGRPLDFLCQEIFREFNTIGAKANDSTLAHLVVAAKTELEKIREQVQNIE, encoded by the coding sequence ATGAACAGCATGACCGGCTTCGGCAGAGCCGTTGCCCAGACAGACCGTTACAACATCCTTGTTGAAATATCAGGCGTAAACCGCAAACAGACGGAAATTGCCGTCAACGTGCCGCGCAGCTATGCGGAATGGGACGCCCCCGTGCGCTCCATCGTCCAGGGGGCCGTATCACGCGGCCGCGTGGGCGTCTCCGTCTCCGTGGAACGGCTGGCGGAAGCGGACGGCTCCCTCCAGCTTGATGAAAACAAGCTGGCCTCCCTCGCGGGGCTGCTGAACCGCGCGGCTGACCTGGCCGGGCAGCCCATGCCCCTCCAGGCGTCCGACTTGCTGCGGCTGGAAATCATCGCTTCCACGGCGGAAGCCGCCCTTTCTCCGGAGGAGGCTTGGCCGGTGGTGGAAGAGGCGCTCAAGGCCGCCCTGAAAGATTTTACCGCCATGCGCGCGGCGGAAGGAGCCAATCTGAAAGCGGACGTGCTGGGCAAGCTGGATACGCTGGAACAATTCCGCCTCAGCATCGCGGAGCACGCCCCTTCCGTGCCCGTCAGGCTGCGGGAAGCCATGCTCAAGCGTCTGGCGGAGGCCGACCTGTCCGTTTCTGCGGACGATGAACGCATCATCCGGGAAGTGGCCCTGTTTGCGGACAAGTGCGACATTTCCGAGGAAATCACCCGCCTTTCCTCCCATTTTGACCAGTTCCGCACCTTGTGCGGTTCGTCCGCGCCCGCGGGCAGGCCCCTGGACTTCCTCTGCCAGGAAATCTTCCGGGAATTCAACACCATCGGCGCCAAGGCGAACGACTCCACGCTGGCCCATCTGGTGGTGGCGGCCAAGACGGAGCTGGAAAAAATCAGGGAACAGGTTCAGAACATCGAATAA
- the zupT gene encoding zinc transporter ZupT, producing MDLSANHILVVFLLTTLAGLATGIGGFIAFFMKRTDTKTLTFSLGFSGGVMVYISLVELLGEAQHRLMEFEGHTAGAWIAIASFFGGIAVAALIDYLVPEDENPHEARGPEDIHGQGSGEFSSSKIKRSGILFALAIGIHNFPEGVATFAAGLDSLTLGTSIALAVAVHNIPEGIAVAVPLYYGTGSRKKALFYSFLSGLAEPVGAAIAMLFLFHFLTPTVLAILFASVAGIMVFISFDELLPMAERWGHHHISIMGIIAGMLLMAVVLI from the coding sequence ATGGACCTTTCCGCCAACCACATCCTCGTCGTCTTCCTGCTCACTACGCTGGCCGGTCTCGCCACCGGCATAGGGGGCTTCATCGCCTTCTTCATGAAGAGGACGGATACAAAGACGCTTACCTTTTCCCTGGGGTTTTCCGGCGGGGTGATGGTGTACATTTCCCTGGTGGAACTGCTGGGAGAGGCGCAGCACCGGCTGATGGAATTTGAAGGCCACACGGCAGGCGCATGGATTGCCATTGCCTCCTTCTTCGGAGGCATTGCCGTGGCGGCCCTGATTGACTACCTGGTGCCGGAAGACGAAAACCCGCACGAAGCGCGCGGCCCGGAAGACATCCACGGGCAGGGCAGCGGGGAATTTTCCTCCTCCAAAATCAAAAGGTCCGGCATCCTGTTCGCGCTGGCCATCGGCATCCACAACTTTCCGGAAGGGGTCGCCACCTTCGCCGCCGGGCTGGACTCCCTGACGCTGGGCACGTCCATCGCCCTGGCCGTAGCCGTCCACAACATTCCGGAAGGGATTGCCGTGGCGGTGCCTCTTTACTACGGCACAGGCAGCCGTAAAAAGGCCCTCTTCTATTCCTTCCTCTCCGGCCTGGCGGAACCGGTGGGCGCGGCCATCGCCATGCTCTTCCTGTTCCACTTCCTCACCCCCACCGTGCTGGCCATCCTCTTCGCTTCCGTGGCGGGCATCATGGTCTTCATATCCTTTGACGAGCTGCTGCCCATGGCGGAACGCTGGGGGCACCACCACATTTCCATCATGGGCATCATTGCCGGGATGCTGCTGATGGCGGTTGTCCTGATCTGA
- a CDS encoding DUF805 domain-containing protein, producing the protein MPDSPATPATPATPAVSAAPQSSSSPSPLSCWKKGFRRYADFRGCTSRAEFWWFMALPLLALIPALAGYILTDWLHIPDTRLSVYGDALTILLWAALIVPCAAAAFRRLHDTGRSGLWILSVLLPFGLGHLIFFYLTLGESKTDGNKYCRRAGAQPANASVTPGERKKPPFTPFYLYWLISLRKLTTVAGRASRAEFWSFFLLSVLLFLPLGYSMIDVDSNPLGFYVSPSRQILLYAAHPQDTLILLAHACFNPTFYFFYQAGELSMLSLELLAAVAGLNILFNLPVAVRRLHDSSLSGKFILIPILIFIVTFLLIFLLRLIPEDMTPYLGYLGMASSLMDLFSILFLSMMLLKSSPGPNEYGVLPQKITVS; encoded by the coding sequence ATGCCGGACTCCCCTGCTACCCCTGCTACCCCTGCTACCCCTGCCGTTTCCGCCGCTCCACAGTCATCTTCCTCCCCTTCCCCCCTTTCCTGCTGGAAAAAAGGCTTCCGCCGTTATGCGGATTTCCGGGGCTGCACTTCCCGGGCGGAATTCTGGTGGTTCATGGCTCTTCCCCTCCTGGCCCTGATTCCGGCCCTGGCAGGCTACATCCTGACGGACTGGCTGCACATTCCGGATACAAGGCTGAGCGTTTACGGGGACGCCCTGACCATCCTCCTGTGGGCAGCCCTGATAGTTCCCTGCGCGGCGGCGGCATTCAGACGCCTGCATGATACGGGCAGGAGCGGCCTCTGGATTCTTTCCGTGCTGCTTCCCTTCGGCCTGGGGCACCTGATCTTTTTCTACCTGACGCTGGGAGAAAGCAAGACGGACGGCAACAAGTACTGCCGCCGCGCGGGCGCACAGCCGGCAAACGCCTCCGTTACTCCCGGAGAACGGAAAAAGCCGCCTTTCACGCCGTTTTACCTTTACTGGCTCATCAGCCTGCGGAAGCTGACCACGGTGGCCGGGCGCGCCTCACGGGCGGAATTCTGGTCCTTCTTCCTCCTTTCCGTCCTCCTGTTCCTGCCGCTGGGCTACAGCATGATAGACGTGGACAGCAACCCGCTGGGCTTTTACGTCTCCCCATCCCGCCAAATCCTGCTGTACGCCGCCCACCCGCAGGATACCCTGATCCTGCTGGCGCACGCCTGCTTTAACCCCACCTTTTACTTTTTCTACCAGGCCGGAGAGCTGAGCATGCTTTCCCTGGAGCTTCTGGCGGCTGTGGCGGGGCTCAACATCCTGTTCAACCTGCCGGTGGCCGTGCGCCGCCTGCATGACAGCAGCCTGAGCGGAAAATTCATCCTGATTCCCATCCTCATTTTCATCGTTACCTTCCTGCTGATTTTCCTGCTGCGCCTGATTCCGGAGGACATGACGCCCTACCTGGGCTATCTGGGGATGGCCTCCAGCCTGATGGACCTGTTTTCCATCCTCTTCCTGTCCATGATGCTGCTTAAAAGCTCTCCCGGCCCCAATGAATATGGCGTGCTTCCGCAAAAAATAACCGTATCCTGA
- a CDS encoding 6-phosphofructokinase has protein sequence MNIGVLNSGGDSPGLNAVIEGVVGAASRRGWNVVGFYDGFEGLLSEEGNERFEWLTPVCCRGLRAKGGTILGTVNKGNFAIKVGVDQKGAIEPAVLEKTKATIRRLGLDALIVVGGDGSQSTALLLSEIGLPVVGVPKTIDNDLGATDVTFGFYSAVSIVSESLDRLETTANAHQRMMVVEVMGRHAGWIALEGGIAGSADVILLPEIPFSIENVVKCIKDRKAAGQREILVVVSEGARLADELVLLDEKTQGEVRLGGIGKVISKKLEEATGIETRSCVLGHIQRGGSPCAYDRILGVRFGSYAVELVEKRKFSCMVALRGTQMTAVPIEEAVKTLKLVDPDCQLVRTARDLGVCFGD, from the coding sequence ATGAACATCGGTGTTTTGAATAGCGGGGGTGACTCTCCCGGGTTGAATGCAGTCATTGAAGGTGTGGTAGGCGCGGCTTCCCGCCGCGGCTGGAACGTTGTCGGTTTTTACGACGGTTTTGAAGGGCTTCTGTCCGAGGAAGGCAATGAACGGTTTGAATGGCTGACTCCTGTCTGCTGCCGCGGCTTGCGCGCCAAGGGCGGCACCATCCTGGGAACCGTGAACAAGGGGAACTTCGCCATCAAGGTAGGCGTGGACCAGAAGGGGGCGATTGAACCCGCCGTGCTGGAAAAGACCAAGGCCACCATCCGGCGGCTGGGCCTGGACGCCCTGATCGTCGTGGGCGGAGACGGCTCCCAGTCCACAGCTCTGCTGCTTTCTGAAATAGGCCTTCCCGTGGTAGGGGTGCCCAAGACCATTGACAACGACCTGGGCGCGACCGATGTCACCTTCGGCTTCTACAGCGCCGTTTCCATCGTCTCCGAATCCCTGGACCGCCTGGAAACCACCGCAAACGCGCACCAGCGCATGATGGTGGTGGAAGTGATGGGGCGGCATGCGGGGTGGATTGCCCTGGAAGGCGGCATCGCCGGAAGCGCGGATGTGATCCTGCTGCCGGAAATTCCCTTCTCCATTGAAAATGTGGTGAAATGCATCAAGGACCGCAAGGCGGCCGGGCAGCGGGAAATCCTGGTAGTGGTCTCTGAAGGCGCCCGCCTGGCGGACGAACTGGTGCTGCTGGATGAAAAGACCCAGGGGGAAGTGCGCCTGGGAGGCATCGGCAAGGTGATCTCCAAGAAACTGGAGGAAGCCACGGGAATTGAAACGCGTTCCTGCGTGCTGGGCCATATCCAGCGCGGCGGTTCCCCCTGCGCCTATGACCGTATTCTGGGCGTGCGGTTCGGCAGTTACGCCGTGGAGCTGGTGGAAAAGCGCAAGTTCAGCTGCATGGTTGCCCTCCGGGGAACGCAGATGACTGCCGTGCCCATTGAGGAAGCCGTGAAAACCCTGAAGCTGGTGGACCCCGACTGCCAGCTGGTGCGCACGGCGCGCGACCTGGGCGTATGCTTCGGGGACTGA
- a CDS encoding D-alanyl-D-alanine carboxypeptidase family protein produces the protein MKKLSLFLLTLACVFQFSAQAQERPSYIAIEANSGKLLFSSNAEAKRPVASLSQVATAMVTLDWVARTRLPLDTFIAVPQEAFGLRAGNPMDLQPGDRLTLRDALYSTLLGSDNVSALTIASFVGRDLVSRRGGGSPIAAFVTEMNNLARSLRMAKTRFTAPHGLDAGNSVSTSCALDMALLGVYSMQNPAFCYIVSQASRRIEVQSQTKGRTMYDISNNNKLMSSPGVDGIKAGTSRAAGPCLLLSVTRNAISRRSPQTGTEVIYPQRMIIVVLGSANRYPLAKQMMTTGWRVWENWQASGMDMKDPKEFVQLPVKSGTEKR, from the coding sequence ATGAAAAAGCTATCTCTATTCCTCTTGACCCTGGCCTGTGTATTCCAGTTCTCCGCCCAGGCGCAGGAACGGCCCAGTTACATCGCCATTGAGGCCAATTCCGGCAAACTTCTTTTCAGTTCCAACGCGGAAGCAAAACGGCCCGTAGCCAGCCTCTCCCAGGTAGCTACCGCCATGGTGACGCTGGACTGGGTGGCCCGCACGCGCCTGCCGCTGGACACCTTCATCGCCGTGCCGCAGGAAGCCTTCGGCCTCCGCGCCGGAAATCCCATGGACCTCCAGCCGGGAGACCGCCTGACGCTCCGGGACGCGCTGTATTCCACCCTGCTGGGCTCGGACAACGTGTCCGCCCTGACCATCGCCTCCTTTGTGGGCCGTGACCTGGTGTCCCGCCGGGGCGGCGGCTCACCCATTGCCGCCTTCGTGACGGAAATGAACAACCTGGCTCGTTCCCTGAGGATGGCCAAGACGCGCTTCACCGCTCCCCACGGCCTGGACGCGGGCAACTCCGTTTCCACCTCCTGCGCGCTGGACATGGCCCTGCTGGGTGTTTACAGCATGCAGAACCCGGCTTTCTGCTACATCGTTTCCCAGGCGAGCCGCCGCATTGAGGTGCAGTCCCAGACCAAGGGCAGGACGATGTATGATATTTCCAACAACAACAAGCTCATGAGCTCTCCCGGCGTGGACGGCATCAAGGCGGGAACCTCCCGCGCCGCCGGCCCCTGCCTGCTGCTCAGCGTGACGCGCAACGCCATCTCCCGCCGCAGCCCCCAGACGGGGACGGAGGTGATTTACCCGCAGCGCATGATTATTGTGGTGCTCGGCTCTGCGAACCGCTATCCCCTGGCCAAGCAGATGATGACCACCGGCTGGCGGGTGTGGGAAAACTGGCAGGCTTCCGGCATGGACATGAAGGATCCCAAGGAGTTTGTCCAGCTTCCCGTGAAATCTGGTACAGAAAAGAGATAG
- the gluQRS gene encoding tRNA glutamyl-Q(34) synthetase GluQRS: MDSPIVTRFAPSPTGRLHLGHALAAWEARSLADRFSGRCVLRMEDIDRTRCRPEFVGGILEDLDWLGIRFDGPMMVQSSRFSAYEHALQALKDRGVLYPCFCTRREIAEEVAAMGGAPQGGRVDVYPGTCRLLDKGRRKELLKSGKPFSWRLDCHAAARITGPLLWRDMRSGDQVCRPEELGDVILGRKDCAASYHIAVVVDDAAQGVTHVSRGEDLFPVTGIHRTLQALLGLPVPQWYHHRLVKDASGKRLAKRDRSLSLQEMRAAGMRPEDVFRLMRES, from the coding sequence ATGGATTCCCCCATAGTAACAAGGTTCGCCCCCAGCCCTACGGGCCGTCTCCATCTGGGGCATGCCCTGGCCGCGTGGGAGGCCCGTTCCCTGGCGGACCGTTTTTCCGGAAGGTGCGTGCTGAGGATGGAAGACATCGACCGGACGCGGTGCCGTCCGGAGTTTGTAGGGGGCATCCTGGAAGACCTGGACTGGCTGGGCATTCGCTTTGACGGGCCGATGATGGTCCAGTCTTCACGCTTCAGCGCTTATGAACATGCCCTCCAGGCGTTGAAGGACCGCGGGGTGCTGTACCCCTGTTTCTGCACGCGCCGGGAGATTGCGGAGGAGGTGGCCGCCATGGGCGGCGCGCCGCAGGGCGGCCGCGTGGACGTTTATCCGGGAACCTGCCGCCTGCTTGACAAGGGGCGCCGGAAGGAGCTTCTCAAATCCGGCAAGCCCTTTTCGTGGCGGCTGGACTGCCACGCCGCGGCGCGGATTACGGGCCCCCTGCTGTGGCGGGACATGCGGTCCGGAGACCAGGTCTGCCGCCCGGAGGAACTGGGGGACGTGATTCTGGGCCGCAAGGATTGTGCGGCCAGCTACCATATTGCCGTGGTGGTGGATGATGCGGCCCAGGGCGTCACCCATGTGAGCCGTGGTGAGGATTTGTTCCCTGTGACCGGCATTCACCGGACGCTCCAGGCCCTGCTGGGGCTTCCAGTGCCGCAGTGGTACCATCACCGGCTGGTGAAGGACGCCTCCGGCAAGCGGCTTGCCAAGAGGGACCGGAGCCTGAGCCTTCAGGAGATGCGTGCCGCGGGGATGCGTCCGGAAGACGTGTTCCGCCTGATGCGGGAGAGTTAG
- a CDS encoding thioredoxin family protein — protein sequence MKTLILPLVAALLAGVAGASEAWSTNPAEAMQQAAARKKGVMLEFTGSDWCGACIMQKKQALSLPKVQEDIARSFIPVELDYPRKKQQDEQTKASLETYKKSYGITGFPTLVFADAQGRPVHTVVGYSNPDQVMQDTEKAAEALKTQQALTAKLAGQLTEQERRDALVQLLNTVPQSSIRTFYKPALEELAKLDPQDASGIRAKLNRKELLNTQREELADTFRQKNVHILAEQKPDEALSIMDSYLKKDGLLPEVKQAVLMQEVNLLMQQNRVNELERPLKEAIALLPDSFEGKMCSRLLEKLPEIKKERGQLKPGEEPPLPPGAIRATKMIVPPAPAKK from the coding sequence ATGAAAACACTCATATTACCCCTCGTGGCCGCGCTCCTTGCCGGAGTCGCCGGAGCTTCCGAAGCCTGGAGCACCAACCCCGCAGAGGCCATGCAGCAGGCCGCCGCCCGGAAAAAGGGCGTGATGCTGGAATTCACCGGTTCCGACTGGTGCGGAGCCTGCATCATGCAGAAAAAGCAGGCCCTTTCCCTCCCCAAGGTGCAGGAAGACATCGCCCGCTCCTTCATTCCCGTGGAACTGGACTACCCGCGTAAAAAGCAGCAGGACGAACAGACAAAAGCTTCTCTGGAAACCTACAAGAAATCCTACGGCATCACCGGATTCCCCACGCTGGTGTTTGCGGACGCCCAGGGGCGCCCCGTCCATACCGTCGTAGGCTACTCCAATCCGGACCAGGTCATGCAGGATACGGAAAAGGCGGCGGAAGCCCTCAAAACGCAGCAGGCCCTGACGGCCAAACTGGCGGGACAGCTTACAGAGCAAGAGCGCCGGGACGCCCTGGTCCAGCTGCTGAACACGGTTCCCCAGTCCAGCATCCGCACCTTCTATAAGCCGGCTCTGGAAGAACTGGCGAAACTGGATCCGCAGGATGCTTCCGGCATCCGCGCCAAACTGAACAGGAAAGAGCTGCTCAATACCCAGAGAGAGGAATTGGCCGATACGTTCCGGCAGAAAAACGTCCACATCCTGGCGGAGCAAAAGCCTGACGAAGCCCTTTCCATCATGGACAGCTACCTGAAGAAGGACGGGCTGCTTCCGGAAGTCAAACAGGCTGTCCTCATGCAAGAGGTGAACCTGCTTATGCAGCAAAACAGGGTGAATGAACTGGAACGGCCTCTTAAAGAAGCCATTGCGCTTCTTCCGGACAGCTTTGAAGGAAAAATGTGCAGCAGGCTTCTGGAAAAACTGCCCGAAATCAAGAAGGAACGGGGCCAGCTGAAGCCGGGGGAAGAGCCCCCGCTTCCCCCCGGAGCCATCCGGGCCACTAAAATGATCGTTCCTCCGGCGCCCGCGAAAAAATAA
- a CDS encoding SLC13 family permease — protein sequence MLSLLNINSASVMGWLESAATQQWIVGILLLLLFICFIKEWMPVEITALAGTAVLMLTGILSTRDVLSSFANSGPLTVVCMFILSASLERTGLIGDLSKLFNKVAKGRELTALLVITLGAFMVSPFVNNTPVVVILMPIVLAFCRDHNIAASKLLIPLSYATILGGTCSVVGTSTNVVVLGQVQKLGYEGIQMFTVTPMGLIYAAAGLLYLWTFGRKWLPSRPTLSTMLPGGIQRDFLLQVRIPADSPHIGATPVSLMQSELLGTKIVEVRRKGFSMQEELQHINLEEGDRILFLCNARKVNQVREARGVDLGWDDSRGLETLEQRDVQIVEGMIANNSEFAGLSLSELKLRQRFNIFVLAIHRQGKNITDMGPDTKLAAGDTLLLEGPQEGMNRILTKQRIIPLSQRPADAHNRSKQGWAILAMGLFIFIGLLGSFEQYGEFFKFFARFNPFYLAFIGALIVVISGCVKPKEAYQAVDWGIIFLILGMLCVGEAMSKTGLAKAIAFGVVDNIGPMGCLVAISGLYLICSILTEMISNNAVAAVMGPLAYEMALQFDANPIPFILAVMFGASASFSTPIGYQTNTYVYNAGGYKFKDFVKVGLPLNILLWIIFTCTVGWLYPLK from the coding sequence ATGCTTTCTCTTCTCAACATCAACTCCGCCTCCGTCATGGGCTGGCTGGAATCAGCGGCCACCCAGCAATGGATTGTGGGCATCCTGCTGCTACTCCTGTTCATCTGCTTCATCAAGGAATGGATGCCCGTGGAAATCACGGCCCTGGCAGGAACCGCCGTACTCATGCTCACGGGGATACTGAGCACGCGGGACGTGCTGTCCAGCTTTGCCAACAGCGGCCCGCTGACGGTGGTCTGCATGTTCATCCTGAGCGCCTCCCTGGAAAGGACGGGGCTGATCGGGGACCTCTCCAAGCTTTTCAACAAGGTAGCCAAAGGCCGGGAGCTGACCGCGCTGCTGGTCATCACGCTGGGGGCGTTCATGGTCTCCCCCTTCGTCAACAACACCCCGGTGGTCGTCATCCTGATGCCCATTGTGCTGGCCTTCTGCCGGGACCACAACATCGCGGCCTCCAAACTCCTCATTCCCCTCTCCTACGCCACCATCCTGGGCGGCACCTGCTCCGTGGTGGGCACCTCCACCAACGTGGTCGTGCTGGGCCAGGTGCAGAAACTGGGCTATGAAGGCATCCAGATGTTCACGGTAACGCCCATGGGGCTCATTTACGCGGCGGCGGGGCTGCTCTATCTCTGGACCTTTGGCCGCAAATGGCTCCCGTCCCGCCCCACCCTGTCCACCATGCTCCCCGGCGGCATCCAGCGCGACTTCCTGCTCCAGGTCAGAATCCCCGCGGACTCCCCGCACATCGGCGCCACTCCCGTCAGCCTCATGCAGTCCGAACTGCTGGGCACCAAAATCGTGGAAGTGCGCCGCAAGGGCTTCTCCATGCAGGAGGAACTGCAACACATCAACCTGGAGGAGGGCGACCGCATCCTCTTCCTGTGCAATGCCAGAAAAGTCAACCAGGTCCGGGAGGCCAGGGGCGTGGACCTGGGCTGGGACGACAGCCGCGGACTGGAAACGCTGGAACAGCGCGACGTGCAAATCGTGGAAGGCATGATTGCCAACAATTCCGAATTCGCCGGACTGTCCCTGTCCGAACTCAAGCTGCGCCAGCGGTTCAACATTTTTGTGCTCGCCATCCACAGGCAGGGCAAGAACATCACGGACATGGGGCCGGATACCAAGCTGGCCGCCGGGGACACCCTGCTGCTGGAAGGCCCGCAGGAAGGGATGAACCGCATCCTGACCAAGCAGCGCATCATTCCCCTGAGCCAGCGCCCCGCGGACGCGCACAACCGCAGCAAGCAGGGCTGGGCCATCCTGGCCATGGGGCTGTTCATCTTCATCGGGCTGCTGGGCTCCTTTGAGCAGTACGGGGAATTCTTCAAGTTCTTCGCGCGCTTCAACCCCTTCTACCTCGCGTTCATCGGCGCCCTGATCGTCGTCATCTCCGGCTGCGTCAAGCCGAAGGAAGCCTACCAGGCGGTGGACTGGGGCATCATCTTCCTGATTCTGGGCATGCTGTGCGTGGGGGAAGCCATGAGCAAGACCGGATTAGCCAAGGCCATCGCCTTCGGCGTGGTGGACAACATAGGCCCCATGGGCTGCCTGGTCGCCATCTCCGGCCTCTACCTGATCTGCTCCATCCTGACGGAAATGATTTCCAACAATGCCGTAGCCGCCGTCATGGGACCGCTGGCCTATGAAATGGCCCTGCAATTCGACGCCAACCCCATCCCCTTCATCCTGGCCGTCATGTTCGGCGCCAGCGCCAGCTTCTCCACCCCCATCGGCTACCAGACCAACACCTACGTGTACAACGCAGGCGGCTACAAATTCAAGGACTTCGTGAAAGTAGGGCTGCCCCTCAACATTCTTCTGTGGATCATCTTCACCTGCACCGTCGGCTGGCTGTACCCGCTCAAGTAG